From Rutidosis leptorrhynchoides isolate AG116_Rl617_1_P2 chromosome 3, CSIRO_AGI_Rlap_v1, whole genome shotgun sequence, a single genomic window includes:
- the LOC139897589 gene encoding leucine-rich repeat receptor protein kinase MSP1-like: MTKSKSRFKAFHVFVLLLLCFARLCYSNDTSSLITLRNSLLQRKDIISTWFGSKLPPCNWTGITCNSFAVHQISLPCTSSPLSLPFPKILKEFRSLKHLNLTHCNFNGEIYSDFWNLTNLETLDLSDNSLSGVIPSTISNLKKLQVLVLDSNRFSGSLPPKIGQLGQLTELSVRSNSFSGRLPYELGNLQLLQSLDLSQNFFSGKLPSSLGNLSNLLYFDASHNTFTGPVFPEIGNLKSLLTLDLSANSFTGPLPQTIGYLTNVTLLNLQNCKFTGTIPDQITNMISLTTLNIAQNEFESELPSTFGHLVNLVYFLANSAGLNGPIPETIGNCKKLRIVNLSFNTLSGLLPDSLAKLESINSFVLNSNQLSGPLPHWLSNWKRVETITLSKNLFTGPLPPLNVPSLTFIDFSSNMLSGELSAEICEENALGMLWLSDNEFNGTIDNTFKNCSLLTDLVLSGNQLSGELPAYLGDLQLITLELSKNRLTGTIPTQIWNSKTLMEISLSENLLQGRIPDEIAMAKMLQRLQLDNNLFTGNIPKSIGQLRNLTNLSLFGNKLTGKIPLELFNCKNLVSLDLGSNNLTGQIPRSISELKFLDNLVLSNNQLSGPIPNEICSGFQKVPLPDSEFVQHYGMLDLSNNGFSGPIPNSIKNCIIVTQLILSKNQLDGPIPYEISRLSNLASLDLSFNRLTGPVHPQFFSMNNLQGLMLQHNQLSGSIPDDFGSLMQSLVKLDLSSNHFNGCLPSSIFSINSLQYLDVSMNSFSGQLSFDLSSTTSLFSLNASSNLFSGSLDPSVSNLTAISILDVHNNTINGSLPNFSYLDTLTYLDLSRNDFRDLFPCSICDIEGLLFFSYNDNRFSSQVPGSCIKPNSCFPNLPYPSKHEYTRRTHTLTHTSLLGISLGASLVFVFLIIAFMRQRMLKNDAMILDRGKGTIFKETETNSKYGLLRKRPKEQLSINIATFEQSLLRLRPEDILSATENFSKTYIIGDGGFGTVYKALLPKGQTIAVKRLHGDRTHGEREFLAEMETIGKVKHENLVPLMGYCVFSDERFLIYEYMENGSLDVWLRNRADAVEALDWPTRFKICLGSARGLAFLHHGFVPHIIHRDIKSSNILLDSKFEPRVSDFGLARIISACESHVSTLLAGTFGYIPPEYGQKMVATAKGDVYSFGVVMLELITGREPTGQLDLEGENLVGWVRWMVANKKESEVLDPCLFGSWKWKDQMLGVLAIAQACTNDQPRKRPTMLDVVKLLKELNTKSGFVGVDQHK; the protein is encoded by the exons ATGACAAAGTCAAAGTCAAGATTTAAAGCTTTCCATGTGTTCGTCCTACTACTCCTATGTTTCGCACGCCTGTGTTACTCAAACGACACATCATCGCTGATTACTCTCAGAAACTCGCTTCTTCAAAGAAAAGATATCATATCAACCTGGTTTGGGTCAAAATTACCACCATGTAACTGGACTGGCATCACGTGTAACAGCTTCGCAGTTCACCAAATATCTCTACCCTGCACATCATCACCCTTAAGTCTTCCATTCCCAAAAATTCTAAAAGAATTCAGATCTTTAAAGCATCTCAATTTAACCCATTGTAACTTTAACGGCGAGATTTATTCAGACTTTTGGAATTTAACAAACTTAGAGACACTGGATTTAAGTGATAACTCGTTATCAGGTGTAATTCCTTCCACAATTTCAAACCTAAAAAAACTCCAAGTCCTCGTTCTCGATAGCAATCGCTTTTCGGGATCTTTACCACCTAAAATCGGTCAGCTCGGTCAACTGACCGAACTCTCGGTTCGTTCAAATTCATTTTCGGGCAGGCTTCCGTATGAACTCGGAAACTTGCAGTTGTTACAATCGCTCGATCTCAGTCAAAATTTCTTCTCTGGAAAATTACCTTCCAGTTTAGGTAATCTATCCAATCTGTTATACTTTGATGCTAGTCATAATACGTTTACGGGACCCGTTTTTCCAGAAATCGGGAATTTGAAATCGCTTTTGACTCTTGATCTTTCTGCAAACTCCTTCACTGGACCTCTACCGCAAACAATCGGGTATCTTACAAATGTTACGCTTCTCAACCTCCAGAATTGCAAGTTTACAGGAACCATCCCTGATCAGATCACAAACATGATTAGCTTAACCACACTGAACATAGCACAAAACGAATTCGAATCCGAATTACCTTCTACCTTCGGTCACCTCGTAAACCTAGTTTACTTTCTTGCAAACAGTGCAGGACTAAACGGGCCGATTCCCGAAACAATCGGTAACTGCAAAAAGTTAAGAATAGTTAATCTTTCGTTCAACACGTTATCCGGCCTGTTACCCGATTCTCTTGCAAAGCTCGAATCGATCAACTCGTTCGTTCTCAACTCGAACCAGTTATCCGGCCCGTTACCACATTGGCTTTCAAACTGGAAACGGGTCGAAACAATTACGTTGTCGAAGAACTTATTTACTGGCCCGTTACCACCACTTAACGTGCCGTCCTTAACGTTTATCGATTTCAGTTCCAACATGCTTTCGGGTGAGTTATCAGCCGAAATTTGTGAAGAAAACGCACTCGGGATGTTGTGGTTATCTGATAACGAGTTCAACGGGACTATAGACAACACGTTTAAAAACTGCTCATTACTAACGGATTTGGTGTTATCGGGAAACCAACTTTCGGGTGAATTACCTGCTTATTTGGGTGACCTGCAACTCATTACGTTGGAGTTATCGAAGAATCGATTAACTGGAACGATTCCTACTCAGATTTGGAATTCGAAAACGTTAATGGAGATATCGCTTAGCGAAAACTTACTTCAAGGCCGAATACCAGATGAAATTGCAATGGCTAAAATGCTTCAAAGGCTGCAACTGGATAACAATCTGTTTACAGGAAATATCCCTAAATCGATCGGTCAACTTCGAAATCTGACCAATTTGTCACTGTTTGGTAATAAGTTAACCGGTAAGATTCCATTAGAGCTTTTCAACTGCAAGAATCTGGTTTCGTTGGACCTCGGATCCAACAATCTTACGGGTCAAATACCAAGATCCATATCCGAGTTGAAATTTCTCGACAACCTGGTTCTGTCCAACAACCAACTATCTGGTCCTATACCAAATGAGATCTGTTCGGGTTTTCAAAAGGTCCCGTTACCAGATTCTGAGTTTGTACAGCATTACGGTATGCTTGATCTGTCTAACAACGGGTTTTCGGGACCCATTCCGAATTCGATCAAGAATTGCATCATCGTTACGCAGCTAATACTATCCAAAAACCAACTTGATGGACCAATTCCTTATGAGATATCAAGATTATCCAACTTAGCATCACTCGATCTTTCGTTTAATCGTCTTACTGGGCCAGTTCATCCTCAATTCTTCTCAATGAATAATCTTCAAGGTTTGATGCTTCAACATAACCAGCTAAGCGGTTCAATCCCTGACGATTTTGGTTCGTTAATGCAAAGTTTAGTTAAACTTGATTTATCAAGTAACCATTTCAACGGTTGTTTGCCCTCATCTATATTCAGTATCAACAGTCTACAATACCTTGATGTTAGCATGAATTCGTTTTCCGGTCAACTCTCGTTTGACCTTAGCAGCACAACCTCTCTTTTTTCGCTAAACGCCAGTAGTAACCTTTTTTCTGGGTCTCTTGACCCTTCCGTTTCAAATCTAACTGCTATTTCCATTTTGGATGTTCACAACAACACCATCAATGGCAGTTTACCGAATTTCTCCTACCTTGATACGTTGACTTATCTTGACCTTTCCCGAAACGACTTTCGGGATTTGTTCCCTTGTAGTATATGCGACATCGAAGGTTTATTGTTCTTCAGTTATAACGATAACAGGTTCAGCAGCCAGGTTCCTGGATCTTGCATTAAACCGAATTCATGCTTCCCGAATCTTCCATATCCTTCGAAACATGAATACACACGACGAACGCATACTTTAACTCATACTTCTCTTTTGGGGATTTCGCTTGGTGCTTCGCTCGTTTTTGTGTTCTTGATCATTGCTTTTATGAGACAAAGGATGTTGAAAAATGACGCCATGATACTCGATAGAGGAAAAGGAACGATTTTTAAGGAAACTGAGACGAATTCCAAATATGGTCTTTTAAGAAAAAGACCGAAAGAACAACTAAGCATTAATATCGCAACTTTTGAGCAATCTTTGTTAAGGTTACGACCCGAGGATATATTATCTGCTACAGAAAACTTCAGCAAGACGTATATAATAGGCGATGGTGGTTTTGGTACGGTTTATAAAGCGTTGTTACCCAAGGGTCAAACAATCGCGGTCAAAAGGCTCCATGGTGATCGAACGCACGGAGAACGCGAATTCTTGGCTGAAATGGAAACAATTGGAAAAGTCAAACATGAAAACCTGGTGCCGTTGATGGGATACTGTGTGTTTTCGGATGAGCGGTTTTTGATTTACGAATATATGGAAAACGGAAGTCTTGATGTTTGGTTAAGAAACCGTGCAGATGCAGTTGAAGCCTTAGATTGGCCGACCCGTTTTAAAATCTGTCTTGGTTCAGCTAGAGGGCTAGCGTTTTTACACCATGGTTTCGTTCCCCATATTATTCACCGAGATATCAAATCAAGCAATATCTTGTTAGACAGCAAGTTTGAGCCTCGGGTGTCTGATTTTGGGCTGGCTCGAATAATCAGTGCGTGTGAAAGTCACGTTAGTACGTTGCTTGCAG GTACATTCGGATATATTCCTCCAGAATATGGTCAAAAAATGGTGGCAACAGCAAAAGGGGATGTTTATAGTTTCGGGGTGGTGATGTTAGAGCTGATAACTGGACGGGAACCAACGGGTCAACTGGATCTTGAAGGCGAGAATCTTGTTGGGTGGGTCCGATGGATGGTTGCTAATAAGAAGGAATCCGAAGTGTTAGACCCGTGTTTATTTGGTTCGTGGAAATGGAAGGATCAAATGTTGGGTGTACTTGCTATTGCACAAGCGTGCACGAATGACCAACCGAGAAAACGGCCTACGATGCTCGATGTTGTGAAACTACTTAAGGAGCTTAATACAAAATCTGGATTTGTGGGAGTTGATCAGCATAAGTAA